The DNA region taatataaaagcaaaataagatgttctaattttttttttttttttttttttttttataaaatatagttttattggtttcaaaaatacaaataggtGGATTAATTTCCCCAGTCTGTGCAGGAATTGTACTTTTTCTTGCGTGATCTTCTCTTGGCTTGGTGGCTATTGTTTCCAGGTTTGGCAAATTtcgcttcgtcgtcgtcgtcctctggagaaatcgagccaaacatttcattagggcacaaaagcaaaaaccgcgattcgagaaaatcgcttgcaaaaaatggacaacttgtttcaattcctatttaaaaaataagcatgactgatggtatttttactgatgattcgataaaacacaccattatcctcaactctgctttactgcttcttaatttatgttgattttcgcaataaaactcataattttaaaaatctcgttattaggccctttagctttccaactgctgttcataatgggccctttctaaatgcaatttcgaagagaactaaaagggcactaaagcgctgtcaccggattgttgttttgaattatgtttatgggcccttttgtttagttagaaataatgaggaattcagtggaaattttgataattggtgaagttttatgatcgaatggagcagataaggtatgtgaaacattaaaattcttcaaaagtgtactgaacagcagccgcgggccgtattcaatattgtatttcgacgaagttttttttttctgcagaaacccttggtgaaacgttaaccaaactttgttttgaagtgaattagtgttaagaatgtatgaaaagttaactttataacatagaaagttccttaaccacgaaaaactaacgaaaaagaaaagggcacaattgaacttttttttctggtttggagtgaacattgttatgtgcccttttgtttttttgattttttcaataggaaattgtttgctatcaatctgattcttggagggcatgtagggagtgtactatggagtggaatagtggaataatcccgaatgtttactttttggttttgtgccctaatgaaatgtttggctcgaaatatCCATTAGATTGGACTGGAAGTTTGTTTGATCAGATTCTGTTGGTTTTGTGTGGTGCTCATCGTCCGAGGTCGTTGGCtcgattgttgttgttgctattTTAGGTGGTGTTTTATCTGGTGCTGTTTCTGTTGCTGATGGTGATGGTGCTGATAGTGTTTGTgatggttttgttgttgttggtggtggttgtgctggtgttgttgttgttgttgttgttggtgaaaTCGTTGAACTTTCGGCACATTTCTTTCCCTGGTGAAGTGGTTTTCCACAATGGCGGCAAGTTTTAACTTGCTGGTTGTATACCACATAGGCTAATTCCCCCTCGACCTTAATAAAGGAGGGAATTGGCATCTCCAAGTACATCCGGACAACTCGAACTCCATTCGGAATGCCTGGGAAATATTCTCGCCAAACCTCTTTCCGAATGGAGCTGACCTGCCCGAATGCCTCGAGATGGTTGATTattactagggttagtgaaatttcacgatttcgcggacagcgtgaaatccgcgaaattttgctttttccgcgaaagcccgtgaaattttatgtttgtgtgaaaatgtaacgatttttctctaaatatttaatcaaattcaaaaaggaataaaaataactttataaactactgtagaattaagcgagtgaataccctggtttaattactaatatagggttagtattttttgacgatttcgtgaaatttatcaattttctcaaatcctttttgccttcctcacgttactgaggaaaggctataaaatcactcgaaaaatgaacttctcaattagacctcctagacccaccttcatgtatacctatcgactcagaatcaaattctgggcaaatgtctgtgtgtgtggtgggatgttgatcaaaaaattgtcacgcgattatctcgacattggctgaaccgattttgtccgttttggcgtcattcgatctgtcttgagatcccataagtcgctattaaaaattatgcagtttagttaagtacttcaaaagttatgctaaaaaaccgattttagcaaaagtccggaagattgtaaaaagggtggtttttgtaagaaaacccgtcatgctatacattttcagaaaggtatttaaaagacctttacaacgtccaagacattgaagatctgactatcctatcaaaagttataagcacttaagtgttatttatacgctttttggaggccggatctcagatatgttgatgaaaacgttgtccggatctctcatgcgacctatcgttggataggtattcaaaagagctttccaatgcgcccaagacattgaaaatctgacaaccctatcaaaagttataagcacttaagtgttatttacgcacttttttgaggccggatctcagatattttgatgaaaatgctgtccggatctttcatgcgacctatcgttggataggtattcaaaagacctttctaacgcgtccaaaatattgaagatctgacaaccctatcgaaagttataagtacttcagagttatttatgtactttttggaagccggatctcagatattttgatgaaaatgctgtccggatctccCATGCGACCTATTGtaggatgggtattcaaaagacctttctaacgcgtccaaaacattggagatctgacaaccctatcaaaagttataagcaagtgttatttacgcactttttcattttggataacaccctttaaatgtgaggaaggcgccaaccacctaagggtggattaagtaacgttttttaataaCAGCAACAActcaataaatatttcatccaaaaagacaatttcattaaatattattagttttcaattaaaaagcttgaatatACCTACATGTATGTCAAGTTGAtacgaaccatttgaagaaatattcagtatttgagtttttttttattattaatttagtaatattttcattcgctgtattaaaaattttactgctattttatttgaattgtttagttttggaagaaataaaaaaagaattattaagctttgttttattgaaaataaactgAAGCGTATCTTtggaatcatattttaaaatcatatcaaattttcattttgggtctgtttaattttaacactacatatttgtttatttgggtggattattccagtgaaagttaaaaaaatattacttatttTTGGTTTCCtttctcatttagaataaaaatttaaatttagttaaaaatcatattatttttgcaaattgttaaatttagtttttgaaaagtgatcttacacccttaaaaatatgtttaatgggctaaaagtcgcagaaaatttaaattattttactcattttgaccTTGCTTTgttattaaattcaataaaatgtaaaatgatatgACAGAAGCAAAGTAGCGAAAACATTTaagctttattagtcgaatattaaaagagcagttcagtaaatgagaatacgcgtgccctacattttgtttctaaACCAGGaggattgtttttgaaaattaggagaattttttgtgtcgcattcaaattgagtgaagatttttttagtttattgaagaataatatataatgaagcataaaaagtagtttctgtgatttgaacataggattttcagggtcatttgaacatttttgaagttccgcgaaatttgcgtgaaatttggtgttttgaaattgtggtctccgtgaaatttgcaattttcgagcgtgaaaaatcactaagcctaattatTACATCGCTCGGCATCTGTGGTGGCAAATCGTGGACGCGAATTTGAACGGCGTCGTCCTCCGGGAAAATAGGTATGCGGAAGACTTGGCCTCTGCATCCTACCTTATGCCGGAGGTTGTGCTGTTCGGCTAGATCCCATGCTTCCTCCGGCGATCCTAGCTCGATGATGACGTGGTTTCGAGAGTTGTTGAGTTGGATGTTGTTAACTTTTTTAAGGTCCAGTTCGAGGTTGTTGATGATGAATTTCGAAACTGATTCGATGTCCGTTCTCACCGGCAAGACGTTGTAGTCAATAACGACGGCGTTTCGGCGATATTTCGACATTGCAACCGATTTTTAACACGGCCCCGACAAGGGGAAAAAGAACAAAGGAAATTCGCAGAGGCTAGTGTTTTACGTCCGACAGCGGCAAGAACAAGTTGTCGTCtgaaatgataacaaacgatgaaaaacgttatTGATACTtaatcatccaaattcaataaaactttaTTTCCGTCattatatttgagaaaaataaacataacttcttttgaaatcaccaacgtctagatcaccctgctgtcattgagagGGGCGCTTTGTtgtgattcgtttttcttcgtcgAATGCACATGGCGCTTATTTCATGATGCTTGTttttatggagacttttatgcaaaattgtctggagaaacGACTtccgtgttcggtttttgaaacttttgacgtttagagcacttttcaaaacaacagttttaaaaaatgatttttttatttttttaaagaggcTTGATCCATcctatattttttgtaagtctaactgtaacatcttaggctatttccacaaaaaaatgagCGAAAAAAACGTgtgctcaaatttgactttttaacttaaaaattcaaaaaaaaaaatctcgtagaAGCGGcgtatttcattttttcagtgttcagcccgtctaatttcctacaagtttgtgttCGACCGAaggtttgaccactttttgataagaTGTAACGGCTTTGAGAAACAGCAATATttgaattacgaaatacaataagaattaaaacacttacgcccttctcaaatgtcattatcgagtgaaactggcctcgtatacacaaaaatggcttacataagcgtaggataacatgtctacaatgtttcattgaaatcgaagaggCCCAGTTAACCTCAGGTTTTCGGATAGAGTAAAAGCCATTTACAGCGTTGATGATTATTAGATTTTattatgtttagtttttttttaattttctttaataacAACGTTACATTTAGTTGTGCTCAAACTATAAACTCGGTTGTAGACATTCAAAATGCACACTTAATCTCTACAGCTTAACACTAATTTCTTCTCAACATGTTTCTCTTCTGTATTACATTTGTTGTATAGTATagcagttgttgttgttttatacATTTCTATCAGTTAGTTAAGGCATATGCATGAACATtatgtgatattttttaaaagtcgtTACAATCTGAGGGAAGGCAGTGTTTTGAacgatttttaataaacttaaacttattttttttttgttaaagagGAACCATATATTTACAAGTAATGTACACTTTCAAACGCACGCATTTCACTCATCAAACACGTGCTCGCTCTATTTGTTTCAGGCTCTTTGCAATCGTTCTGTTTTATTTCAAATCATTAATTAGTGAAGCACCATCAACGAATTAGTTTTTGATTGGAACACTCATCTTAACGCGCAAACTACGCATGTTAGCTTTATCATACTTTCTCACTCGCAGCTGCGCGCAAATCGGCTTCTTTAAAACCAATCTTAACACTAACCAGCAATCATCGAATTTGTTGGAGCTCTACCGAAAACTTCTTCTTCACTCGGAAGCTCGCACTCttaattaataattacagttttttttcctcttctGATTTTTGTTAGTGGCTAAAACTAAACGATTCTCCGCTACTGCTGCGCCTCGTCAAAAAGAAACCGCCCCAACTGCGATGTTTAATATTAATCACCTTACAAACTACAGCGTATAATAAATTAACGGACGGCGTCGCTTATCAGCAGGCCTGCCAacaaaagaaaagcaaaattaATTCCGCGTCCGTTTAATAAGAGCGGCCGAAAACCAAAAATCTTACCTGCAGTCTCAGCGAGTTCATTTCGTAGCCCCCTTTACTCTGCATCTGGTTCTGTATCGCCGAAAGGTGGTTCGTTGTCAGCTCGACGTCGTTGGATCCAATGTGACCTGCGAGTAAAAGGAAGTATAAGTTTGCATTTTTAGATGGCGGTTAATAGCAGAGTTGCGTGGATTCATTAGCGCATTTGCACAAAAGTTGAAAAGTGCCGCACCGCACCATTAGTTAGAGTGGATTTGGTTTTTGGCGGCTAGTTTGTTACAGAAAAGGCTGCTTTTTTAAAAGCAATATACGGTCTATGTTCGCATACATGTCCCATATGCACAAgtagcaagctgagaaaaacgcaagtttgtcccacacttAAGGCTacttgttaagttttcgcgaaaaaactagaTTTCAGAGAAACAAtctgtgctgaacctgaacctgttccataccaaatttgaatttaaccaTTTTTTAAGGGGACTCGGAGTATGTTTCCACCTGATcaggtggttttcaaataaaaattcggtcgaaaattgaaatattgaaatcgtttatttatccgaAATATTGCAGTTTTTGaaccctacatcctcccaaattttcatccatgtcggtaatgtggttcctAATTAAACTGGACTAATTTACTGTGAGGGataaaaaaccctaaaaaagttaaaagccattttttcattttgtaacCGCTTCAACGCTCTGGcgcaagacggaattattttattttctcgtTAATTCTTGACATTACGAAAAATAAGTTgttctgattttgaaaatcgaaaatgcttgtgtgcgagtaCAGCTTACAACCGACCATGGCGAATTGGGCAACAAacagcgcttttcagttatatgatttttgaattgattcatgaatggaccattctttattttgctatttctttgaaaaaaaaataaataataataactgTCGTTATCTTcgttttgtaagaaaggctctatctcaacccaggtgggattaaattgggttttaccgttgtacataaaaattgacatagggctttaggaccctattactCATAAGTAATTCAAATGCATATGAGCAGTTTTTCACGGAATCGgttattttactttaattttaatttttgtattttttaatccggctgaaaattttttggtgccttcggtatgcccaaagaagcaattttgaatcattagtttgtttatgagcaattctagcccaaaacaggaatttttcaggtacttttttctcgaccctctccgatttcaatgaaacattgtagacatgttatcctacgcttatataagccatttttgtgtatatggagccagttccacacgataatgacatttgagaagggcgtaagtgttttaaatatttttgtaattcggaatttaaatatttctgtatctcgaagccgttgcatcgtatcaaaagtggtcaaagacaaacttgtaggaaatttgacgggcttttcgataaaaatacactgaaagaaaaacacccaacttttatgagatttttgatttttaagtttaaaagtcaaatttgagggagccacgattttttcgttcaaaatttttgtgaagatagcctaagatgttacaaaaagactcacgaaaaatgcaggatggagcaactcacctaaaaaatacaaaaatcatttactgaaactgtttttttgaaaagtgctctaaacgtcaaaattttcaaaaaccgaatacagaaatcgattttccagacaattttacataaaagtctccatattgaccattgtcctaagtccaaaaaaaatatgttttttgatggtttttggcaatttctatatgacagacttgatttttcagtctcgtaaatatttttaccggaaagctcgtcaaatttcccataagtttgtctttgacaacatttaaattggatgtatgagcttgcagatataagctaattacattgctcataattgaaaacatcatttttttcagtgtagtataataacctggatagtaaattagcttatatctgtaagcccatacatccaattgaaatgtggtcaaaacaaacttatgggaaattggacgagctttccggtaaaaatatttacgagacttaaaaatcaagtctgtcatatagaaattgccaaaaaccatcaaaaaacctattttttctacatttttatttttaaaaccgctgtaacttcacaaggattggacttaggacaatggtcaatatggagactttatgtaaaattgtctggagaatcgattcccgtattcggttttgaaaattttgacgtttagagcacttttcaaaaacagtttcagtaaatgattttgtatttttaggtgagttgctccatcctgcatttttcgtgagtctttgtaacattttaggctatcttcacaaaaattttgaacgaaaaaatcgtgggctccctcaaatttgacttttaaacttaaaaatcaaaaatctcataaaagttgggtgttttttctttcagtgtatttttatcgaaaagcccgtcaaatttcctacaagtttgtctttgaccactttttgatacgatgcaacggcttcgagatacagaaatatttaaattccgaattacaaaaatatttaaaacacttacgcccttctcaaatgtcattttcgtgtggaactggctccatatacacaaaaatggcttatataagcgaaggataacatgtctacaaagtttcattgaaatcggagagggtcgggtacaaccgattccctatttggcatggaattgctcttatataatttccatacaaatttgacagctgtccataataaaatgatatgtgaaaattcaaaaatctgtatcttttgaaggaattttttgatcgatttggtgtcttcggcaaagttgtaggtatggatatggactacactgaaaaaaaaatgatacacggtaaaaaaaaatttggtggttttttatttcactttttgtcactaaaacttgatttgcaaaaaaacactatttttatttttttttattttttgatatgtttaagacgacatcaaatgccaacttttcagaaatttccagaataggcaaaaaatctttgaccgagttatgattttttgaatcaatacaacttttttcaaaaaatcaaaatgttggtcaaatttcaattttatttttcgatgtaaaattgaaattgcaatccaaaagtagtttagtgaaattttgataaagtgcaccgttttaaagttataTCCATTTTGagataacttttttcaaaatagtcgcagtttttgattttttaaaaatagtgcccacgtttgaccacttttgaaaaaaataagatgagaaaattctctatattttgctttattgaattgttgatacgacccatagttgctgagatattgccatgcaaaggttaaaaaacaggaaaatttatgttttgttcatcggtcatcgctgaaattttaaagttatcgcagttttagtgaaaaaagttgtttttttcccgttttcgtcattttcccatttttgagcgtggcgcgtcgaaaaccccagtttttattttcaaaagatcgtatctcagagtatcgaaaacataacttcaccattttttgatatattatgtgaAATTATCTGAggaatcttaaaaatattttcagacataggctctttggtctcgagaccttcaaaacagcatgttatgttttcatttaaccttttcaaatgttaagctagatttttgaaactttttactatttttcccaaatagccaaactaatcacctttcttttgcgtctaggacagctaaaatcggatgaaatggcgcggagatatgttttttaaaaaaagtggtttttgtgaaaatcgacgaaaattgccatttttcgaaacaccctaacacggcgtaggtcaccctaatggccaaacaaaaaaatactggtctaattatttcggccaaggatcccccagaaaaattttgagcccgatcggagaacttttttttcaaatcatgctgttttcgtggggaattgctaaatatagagaattttctcagcttttcatttcatttttcaagtgggcaaacatgaacactattttttaaaaatcaataactgcgtcttttttgaaaaaaagttatacaaaaaaggctataacatgaaaacggtgcactttatcaaaatttcactagagtactttttgattgcaaattcaattttacatcgaaaaattaaattgaaaaatttttgcgaccaatatttcgatttaaaaaaaaattgtattgattcaaaaaatcataactcggtcaaagatgcccatcctggaaatttctgaaaagttggcatttaatatcctctaaaacatatcaaaaaataaaaaaaataaaaatagtgtttttttgcaaatcaagttttagtgacaaaaagtgaaatgaaaaatcaccaaaaaattttttaccatgtatcatttttttctgtgtagtccatatctatacctacaactttgtcgaagacaccaaatcgataaaaaaatccttcaaaagatacagatttttgaattttcatacatcatttttgtatggacagctgcgaaatttgtatggaaaattatatggacaaactaatgatgcaaaatggcttctttgggcataccgaaggcaccaaaaaagtttcagccggattaaaaaatacagaaaaaatcgaatgaccgaaatctcagagaattgctcatatgagaGATTTTTGCAAACAGGGATTTGTGTATAAAGTGGTTTTAAGTTTTGACTGAAGTTATCTAACATCGTTTCTCCAATAgcatgaaaatacaaaaaatcaaaatttgattatgaTTCTTCTTTTTGATTACCTTCaaaatgttccaaatttgttaacTGACGCaaatttgtttaatattttcaaaaatatttttttttcaagatcagCATTTATGAAAGTAACAAAAAAGacaatttcgaaaataaaaaaaaatagaaaacatgaAGTTTAACACCcaagaaaaatcaaattgcTCGCTCTACAAAAAATTGGACTGTTGgccaatttttattattaaaataaaataaaactaaaaataaatttaaaacccaAGCGTAACATTTCAAAGGAgccaaaaactgtatttttatcccttttgaaaaattctttgcaTTGCTTTATCTCAGCACAATTTCTGTCCggttttcaaagttaaaaattaaatgttagaGAATTTCCTAAaccatttgataaaaaatatgtctggatttttttttgaaaaggtccaataaaccaaattttcagattttgctttttgggtgttttgaatacccctgactcaaggtgttttcaaaaacacccaaaactggaaatttggtttattggaccttttttttttaaaaaaaactccagatgttcaccttttgaaaaaataaaaataaaatgtcatACCTGGAGTTTACCCTTAaacggctataacttgaaaacggtgcatatAATCGATAAAAAAAGAATACTATTCCATTGCAaatataattgaattttaaaacaattttgaaaattgagtacacagcaaaaaaatagtaatccagctgcgtgtaaaaggcctgggtgtaaaataaattttgcattattttatgaaattctatgtgaTATTAccccctgaaatatgtagcccatcagtatgggaaacctactgcATAATCCTTCCCATTCTTTATGGCCGAATGGGCTAAGGTGCCAGtccgtactgttggtgctgggtttgaatcccgtcggttgtaacttttttttgtgtttacaaaagttttacatgcagtgtgtaatatttaaggtctttttgacgaaggtgttGTGCATgcatttgcatgcgattttaccatcggatttgtttatgtgtttctatgcagttgtttgtttatcttcaatatggaaacgtcaactttccgtagattttgaaattttccagtccatacgtcaagtttctgatttgattacttttccgtTATAGAAGATCATGATCATGATGCAAAATACTAAGCTAAGTActattttctaagctaagtggtTGTAGATAACCCATAATTTGAGTCTccgaaatacgtattttttattatagattttttaatgtttcaggTGACCATTGCCACCCTGGcaactcaaattccattttgaattcccgacttttatAGAACCTAATAGGAATTTCccctcaaaaaaattaatgcgaaaactgtttataaaattaaaatagtcaACCGAacataattaaaagaaaaatgtaaattttagtattaaaatttaaactcaacattaattttgaaaacatgaggCATAGACGCATCCATCCACCAATGTCATTCTCGATTCAAAATGGCTCCATCCCAAAAATACCTGAaatattcctgttttgggctggaattgcccCAAGAGCAAGTCATTGGTGCATCATCCGCCCAATGTTGATCACCGTTTCCGCGGTCTGGGGCAAatccatttggcataatggacatttagCATAACTGGTTTTTcagaaggacgtttggcataattattacTAGCTCGTTTTGTTttatataataaatatttttcattttaaaaatactgtggactctctggctgtcgatcttctcgatatcgatattgctccagctgtcaataaattgttttgatttttcaatctaTAAATTGATAattcccgctctcgacggtcccttcaatatcgacaaggtaacaatttattgcttttttctttttttaacagaT from Culex quinquefasciatus strain JHB chromosome 3, VPISU_Cqui_1.0_pri_paternal, whole genome shotgun sequence includes:
- the LOC119768981 gene encoding probable transcription-associated protein 1; this translates as MSKYRRNAVVIDYNVLPVRTDIESVSKFIINNLELDLKKVNNIQLNNSRNHVIIELGSPEEAWDLAEQHNLRHKVEGELAYVVYNQQVKTCRHCGKPLHQGKKCAESSTISPTTTTTTTPAQPPPTTTKPSQTLSAPSPSATETAPDKTPPKIATTTIEPTTSDDEHHTKPTESDQTNFQSNLMDISSQTFH